From the genome of Aricia agestis chromosome 9, ilAriAges1.1, whole genome shotgun sequence, one region includes:
- the LOC121730228 gene encoding syndecan, which yields MQLSIYLWLTCVALAGYVRATEEGATAVPAPEAAVPQHDGPFSDKQPIDDEGSGLEPDESSGSGWGAGPGTDDEDARSGSGDADGLEDDEDYSSNRAFAGRPRLIVPEPASVAPESDPATTPPPVPDTESPVLPVDDKFDVVSSGEPKIYEPIEPRILVEENQRPDQTDISLSGEDLNPSVEQVDQEQAGSENRGQQRPADSVVFIMNAKPDDRATSFFAQPGILAAVIGGAVVGLLCAILVVMFIVYRMRKKDEGSYALDEPKRSPAAASYGKGHNNREFYA from the exons GAGGGTGCGACTGCTGTGCCGGCGCCGGAGGCAGCAGTTCCGCAGCACGACGGCCCGTTCTCTGACAAACAGCCCATCGACGATGAGGGCTCCGGCCTAGAACCGGACGAGAGTTCCGGCTCAGGTTGGGGCGCCGGACCCGGCACCGACGACGAAGACGCGCGATCAGGCTCAGGTGACGCCGACGGGCTGGAAGATGATGAAGACTATAGTTCCAATCGTGCATTCGCCGGCCGTCCGCGGCTGATCGTGCCGGAACCGGCGAGTGTCGCGCCGGAATCCGATCCGGCCACCACTCCGCCGCCGGTCCCGGACACGGAATCGCCCGTCCTGCCAGTAGATGACAAGTTCGATGTAGTCAGTT CCGGTGAACCAAAGATTTATGAGCCGATCGAACCTCGCATATTGGTTGAAGAGAACCAGCGTCCAGACCAGACCGACATCAGCTTATCAGGGGAGGATCTCAACCCCTCTGTC GAGCAGGTGGACCAGGAGCAGGCGGGGTCGGAGAACCGCGGGCAGCAGCGGCCGGCGGACAGCGTGGTGTTCATCATGAACGCCAAGCCCGACGACCGCGCCACCAGCTTCTTCGCGCAGCCCGGCATCCTCGCCG CTGTGATCGGAGGGGCGGTAGTGGGATTGCTATGCGCGATCCTGGTGGTGATGTTCATAGTGTACCGCATGCGCAAGAAGGACGAGGGCTCCTACGCCCTCGACGAGCCCAAGCGGAGCCCCGCTGCCGCCTCCTACGGCAAGGGCCACAACAACAGGGAGTTCTACGCGTGA